In uncultured Bacteroides sp., one genomic interval encodes:
- a CDS encoding potassium-transporting ATPase subunit F, producing MYTALFILGLAIFGYMVYVLIKPEKF from the coding sequence ATGTATACAGCATTGTTTATTTTAGGCCTGGCCATCTTTGGTTATATGGTTTACGTTCTTATTAAACCCGAAAAGTTTTAG
- a CDS encoding sigma-54 dependent transcriptional regulator gives MNKVLIIDDEAQIRKLLARMMELEGYEVCQATDCRSGLKQIEVSSPEVVLCDVRLPDGNGVDLVLKIKKLYPQTEVVLLTAHGNIPDGVQAIKNGAYDYITKGDDNNKIIPLISRAMEKALINKRLEKLEAQMERRYSFQNIQGNSKLIKEAVSLAQKVAVTDVPVLLTGETGTGKEVFAQAIHSGSARKDKAFVAVNCSSFCKDLLESEMFGYKAGAFTGAQKDKKGLFEEANNGTIFLDEIGEMAFDLQAKLLRILETGEFIKVGETKPTKVNIRIIAATNRDLPKEIEENHFREDLFYRLSVFQIHLPSLRDRREDLELIAHSLIDDFGVKLSRKAVRVSDDFIEALKQHSWKGNIRELRNVIERSLIVCNEEELTLQDLPIEIQNSHFEESAGKSYSNFELAAMERRHIARVLQYTKGNKTETARLLKIGLTTLYRKIEEYKL, from the coding sequence ATGAACAAAGTACTTATTATTGATGATGAAGCCCAGATACGCAAGTTACTGGCAAGGATGATGGAACTGGAGGGATACGAAGTTTGTCAGGCCACTGATTGCAGGTCGGGGTTGAAGCAGATTGAGGTTAGCTCTCCCGAAGTGGTGCTTTGTGATGTGCGTTTACCTGATGGGAATGGGGTAGATTTGGTTCTAAAGATAAAGAAGCTGTATCCTCAGACGGAGGTGGTGCTGCTTACTGCTCATGGAAATATTCCGGATGGGGTGCAGGCTATAAAAAATGGGGCTTACGACTATATTACCAAAGGCGACGATAACAATAAGATTATTCCTCTGATAAGCAGGGCCATGGAGAAGGCTTTGATAAACAAACGTCTGGAAAAGCTGGAAGCACAGATGGAAAGGAGGTATTCGTTTCAGAATATTCAAGGCAACAGTAAGCTGATAAAAGAGGCGGTTTCGCTGGCACAAAAGGTGGCTGTTACTGATGTTCCAGTTCTGCTTACAGGTGAAACAGGAACCGGAAAGGAAGTCTTTGCTCAGGCTATTCATAGTGGTAGTGCTCGCAAAGATAAGGCTTTTGTGGCTGTAAACTGTTCTTCTTTTTGCAAGGATCTGCTGGAAAGCGAGATGTTTGGTTACAAAGCCGGGGCGTTTACCGGAGCTCAGAAAGATAAGAAAGGGCTGTTTGAAGAGGCTAATAATGGTACGATATTTCTGGATGAAATAGGGGAGATGGCGTTCGATCTTCAGGCTAAACTGTTGAGGATTCTGGAAACGGGGGAGTTTATAAAAGTTGGTGAGACTAAACCGACTAAAGTGAATATCAGAATTATTGCGGCAACTAATCGCGATCTTCCAAAGGAGATAGAAGAAAATCATTTTCGGGAAGATTTGTTTTACCGACTTTCTGTGTTTCAGATTCATCTTCCGTCTTTACGCGACCGCAGAGAGGATCTTGAACTGATTGCACACTCTTTGATTGATGACTTTGGTGTAAAGTTATCGAGGAAAGCTGTGAGGGTGAGCGATGATTTTATTGAGGCTTTGAAGCAGCACAGTTGGAAAGGTAATATCCGCGAATTACGGAATGTGATTGAACGAAGTCTTATTGTCTGCAATGAAGAGGAACTTACTCTACAGGACCTACCGATAGAAATTCAGAATTCTCACTTTGAAGAGAGTGCCGGAAAGAGTTATTCGAACTTTGAACTGGCGGCTATGGAACGCAGACACATTGCACGGGTGCTGCAATATACCAAAGGGAACAAAACTGAAACAGCACGCCTGTTGAAGATTGGTCTTACTACGTTGTATCGGAAAATAGAAGAGTACAAGTTATAA